The following coding sequences are from one Geothrix sp. window:
- the ileS gene encoding isoleucine--tRNA ligase, giving the protein MKADLPQREPKRLERWKAESLYRRIEARRKADNAAGKGKGREVLHDGPPYANGAIHMGHALNKILKDVVVKSRWMEGYESPYVPGWDCHGLPIEHAVEKDLGPKRREMSRADFLQRCRAYAQKWIDTQRTAFQRLGVLGAWEQPYVTMDPAYEAETVRHLARLFDSGSVTRKLKVVHWSYGARTALAEAEVEYADKTSPAITVAFPVTDAEARRLELPTPLFVPIWTTTPWTLPSNLAVAMHPDLEYAVVRARVGDTDRHYIVAVTLREDFGKKLGVELHTVEIRKGKEFQTLVARHPWIDRQSPVLLADYVVADTGTGLVHTAPDHGVDDFNLAHHLGLLQLVGPDGKFLPAVDDPELEGKNIFECNPLVVDKLRRIGALLHEESLTHSYPHCWRTKTPILFRATEQWFITMDSELAGKGRSLRELGIEGVEQTQWIPAQGQNRIHAMIAGRPDWCISRQRAWGTPITVLRCEACGEPLVAASIFETAAAAIEKGGIEAWAELPVEQLLPAGAKCRCGCGAFLKETDILDVWIDSGVSASVVCESHPELSRSDYSQFIYLEGSDQHRGWFHSSLLFNLAATGTKPYKQVVTHGFVLDGKGQKMSKSLGNVITPEEILKTLGADILRWWAASCDYSEDIRISKEILDRSADAYRKIRNTLRFLLGALADFDPAKDVVAPADLAPLDRWVLDAFARTTVEARDAYTRFEFHRATQAIHGFCQLELSGRYFEIIKDRLYCDALDSARRRSCRHTCWELAKGLCTLLAPVMSFTADEAWEQIPGCEGSVHEQRFPSLNGAAAEPKWEKLWEVREAVQAAMEPHRAAKTIGTSLDAAVQITLKDQADWDLLETLGESLDDLLVVSSIVRSAASSADSGPIVAVTTHDGQKCPRCWNHKGGHGTGEDAALCARCAKVVG; this is encoded by the coding sequence ATGAAGGCCGACCTGCCGCAGCGTGAGCCCAAGCGGCTGGAGCGCTGGAAGGCCGAAAGCCTGTACCGCCGCATCGAGGCCAGGCGCAAGGCCGATAACGCGGCGGGGAAGGGGAAGGGCCGCGAGGTTCTGCATGACGGCCCCCCCTACGCCAACGGCGCCATCCACATGGGCCACGCGCTGAACAAGATCCTCAAGGACGTGGTGGTGAAGTCCCGCTGGATGGAGGGCTACGAGTCGCCCTACGTGCCGGGCTGGGACTGCCACGGCCTGCCCATCGAGCATGCCGTCGAGAAGGATCTGGGGCCCAAGCGCCGCGAGATGAGCCGCGCCGACTTCCTCCAGCGCTGCCGGGCCTACGCGCAGAAGTGGATCGACACGCAGCGTACGGCCTTCCAGCGCCTGGGCGTGCTGGGCGCCTGGGAGCAGCCCTACGTGACCATGGATCCCGCCTATGAGGCCGAGACCGTGCGCCACCTGGCCCGGCTCTTCGACAGCGGCAGCGTCACCCGCAAGCTGAAGGTCGTGCATTGGAGCTATGGCGCCCGCACGGCCCTGGCCGAGGCGGAAGTCGAATACGCAGACAAGACTAGCCCGGCCATCACCGTGGCCTTCCCGGTCACGGACGCCGAGGCCCGGCGCCTGGAACTGCCCACGCCGCTCTTCGTGCCCATCTGGACCACCACGCCCTGGACGCTGCCCAGCAACCTGGCGGTGGCCATGCATCCGGATCTCGAGTACGCCGTCGTCCGCGCCCGCGTGGGTGACACTGACCGCCACTACATCGTGGCCGTCACCCTGCGCGAGGACTTCGGGAAGAAGCTCGGCGTCGAGCTGCACACTGTGGAGATCCGCAAGGGCAAGGAGTTCCAGACCCTCGTGGCACGGCATCCCTGGATCGACCGGCAGAGCCCGGTTCTGCTGGCGGACTATGTCGTCGCCGACACGGGCACGGGCCTGGTCCACACCGCGCCCGATCACGGAGTGGATGACTTCAACCTGGCCCACCACCTGGGCCTGCTCCAGCTGGTGGGGCCCGACGGCAAGTTCCTGCCCGCCGTGGATGATCCTGAGCTGGAGGGGAAGAACATCTTCGAGTGCAACCCGCTGGTGGTGGACAAGCTCCGGCGCATCGGTGCGCTGCTCCACGAGGAGTCCCTCACCCACAGCTATCCCCACTGCTGGCGCACCAAGACACCCATCCTCTTCCGCGCCACGGAGCAGTGGTTCATCACCATGGACTCGGAGCTGGCCGGGAAGGGCCGCAGTCTTCGGGAACTGGGCATCGAAGGTGTCGAACAGACCCAGTGGATCCCCGCCCAGGGCCAGAACCGCATCCACGCCATGATCGCGGGTCGCCCCGACTGGTGCATCAGCCGCCAGCGGGCCTGGGGCACGCCCATCACCGTGCTGCGCTGCGAAGCCTGTGGCGAGCCGCTGGTGGCCGCCTCCATCTTCGAAACCGCCGCCGCCGCCATCGAGAAGGGCGGCATCGAAGCCTGGGCCGAACTTCCGGTGGAACAGCTGCTGCCAGCAGGGGCCAAGTGCCGCTGCGGTTGCGGGGCCTTCCTCAAGGAGACGGACATCCTCGACGTGTGGATCGACTCCGGCGTCAGCGCCTCGGTCGTCTGCGAATCCCACCCAGAGCTGAGCCGCTCCGACTACAGCCAGTTCATCTACCTGGAAGGCTCGGACCAGCACCGGGGCTGGTTCCACAGCTCGCTGCTCTTCAACCTCGCCGCCACGGGCACCAAGCCCTACAAGCAGGTCGTCACCCACGGCTTCGTGCTGGACGGCAAGGGCCAGAAGATGTCCAAGAGCCTGGGCAACGTCATCACGCCCGAGGAGATCCTCAAGACCCTGGGCGCCGACATCCTGCGCTGGTGGGCCGCCAGCTGCGACTACAGCGAGGACATCCGAATCTCCAAGGAGATCCTCGACCGCAGCGCCGATGCCTACCGCAAGATCCGCAACACCCTGCGTTTCCTGTTGGGGGCCCTGGCGGATTTCGATCCCGCCAAAGATGTCGTCGCGCCCGCGGACCTCGCACCGCTGGACCGCTGGGTGCTGGACGCCTTCGCCCGCACCACGGTGGAAGCCCGGGACGCCTACACGCGCTTCGAGTTCCACCGCGCCACCCAGGCCATCCACGGCTTCTGCCAGCTGGAGCTCTCCGGTCGCTACTTCGAGATCATCAAGGACCGGCTCTACTGCGACGCCCTGGATTCCGCCCGCCGCCGCAGCTGCCGCCACACCTGCTGGGAGCTGGCCAAGGGCCTCTGCACCCTGCTGGCCCCGGTCATGAGCTTCACCGCCGACGAAGCCTGGGAGCAGATCCCGGGTTGCGAAGGAAGTGTTCACGAGCAGAGGTTCCCCTCGCTCAACGGCGCCGCGGCTGAGCCGAAGTGGGAAAAGCTCTGGGAGGTGCGTGAAGCTGTCCAGGCGGCCATGGAGCCCCATCGGGCCGCCAAGACCATCGGCACCAGCCTGGATGCGGCCGTTCAGATCACGCTGAAGGATCAGGCGGATTGGGACCTGCTTGAAACCCTCGGCGAATCCCTGGACGACCTGCTCGTGGTTTCCTCCATCGTGCGAAGCGCAGCTTCGAGCGCCGACAGCGGCCCCATCGTCGCGGTCACCACCCACGACGGGCAGAAGTGCCCCCGCTGCTGGAACCACAAGGGCGGCCACGGAACCGGCGAGGATGCCGCCCTCTGTGCCCGCTGTGCCAAGGTGGTGGGCTAG
- the lspA gene encoding signal peptidase II: MRRLCWLLLPVSALVADLGSKAWVLRTIGEGESLPVIKGFFYLTLGFNRGAIFGSLTWLPASARYLLFALAGLAALIYFGRLFLAKETSAWERLALGLILGGALGNGIDRLYRGAVVDFLDFVFGTWHYWTFNLADSFILVGAILYALRMILASKGDHPTPAT; this comes from the coding sequence GTGCGCCGACTCTGCTGGTTGCTCCTGCCGGTCTCGGCGCTCGTCGCCGATCTCGGCTCCAAGGCCTGGGTCCTGCGGACCATCGGGGAGGGGGAATCCCTGCCCGTCATCAAGGGCTTCTTCTACCTGACGCTGGGCTTCAACCGGGGGGCCATCTTCGGCAGCCTGACCTGGCTTCCCGCCTCGGCGCGGTACCTGCTCTTCGCCCTGGCGGGGCTGGCCGCGCTCATCTATTTCGGCCGGCTCTTCCTGGCGAAGGAGACCTCAGCCTGGGAGCGCCTGGCGCTGGGGCTCATCCTGGGCGGAGCCCTGGGGAACGGCATCGACCGCCTCTACCGCGGCGCTGTAGTGGACTTCCTCGACTTCGTGTTCGGCACCTGGCACTACTGGACCTTCAACCTCGCCGACAGCTTCATCCTCGTGGGGGCCATCCTCTATGCCCTGCGGATGATCCTGGCCTCCAAGGGCGACCACCCCACACCGGCAACCTGA
- a CDS encoding DUF1028 domain-containing protein — MRCPALFLLVFFALDGSAGEAPRRPVHTYSIVARDSVTGDLGVAVQSHWFSVGSAVPWAEPGVGAVATQSFTEPSYGPLGLALMKAGKSAPEAMKALLSADADREVRQVAMVDAQGRAAAHTGAKCIQAAGHEVGEGFTVEANLMDQASVWPAMAKAFRSTKGDLADRLLAALRAAQAEGGDIRGKQSAAILIVKGKPSGQPWNDRLFDLRVEDSSDPLKELGRLIQLRRAYRLMDEGDGFVTASKWAEAKAAYEAAAKLAPGIWEMPFWQAVVLASSGKLNEALPLFKQVFAAEPFWKRLVPRLADVDQLPKDAALLKAIEAQ; from the coding sequence ATGCGATGCCCCGCCTTGTTCCTGTTGGTCTTCTTCGCGCTGGATGGAAGCGCGGGGGAGGCCCCCCGCCGCCCCGTCCACACCTATTCCATCGTCGCCCGGGATTCCGTGACCGGGGATCTGGGCGTGGCGGTGCAGAGCCACTGGTTCTCGGTCGGTTCGGCCGTGCCCTGGGCGGAGCCGGGTGTGGGTGCCGTGGCCACGCAGAGCTTCACCGAACCCAGCTATGGCCCCCTGGGGCTCGCGCTCATGAAGGCGGGCAAGTCCGCGCCCGAGGCCATGAAGGCCCTGCTCTCGGCCGACGCGGATCGGGAGGTGCGCCAGGTGGCCATGGTGGACGCCCAGGGCCGCGCCGCGGCGCACACCGGCGCCAAGTGCATCCAGGCTGCGGGCCACGAAGTGGGCGAAGGCTTCACGGTCGAAGCCAATCTCATGGACCAGGCCAGCGTCTGGCCCGCCATGGCCAAGGCTTTCCGCAGCACCAAGGGCGACCTCGCGGATCGTCTGCTGGCGGCCCTCCGCGCGGCCCAGGCCGAAGGCGGTGACATCCGCGGGAAACAAAGCGCCGCCATCCTCATCGTGAAAGGCAAACCCTCAGGCCAGCCCTGGAACGATCGCCTCTTCGACCTGCGGGTGGAGGACAGTTCGGATCCGCTGAAGGAACTGGGCCGCCTCATCCAGCTGCGCCGGGCCTACCGGCTCATGGATGAGGGCGATGGCTTCGTCACCGCCAGCAAGTGGGCCGAGGCCAAGGCCGCCTATGAGGCGGCCGCGAAGCTGGCCCCCGGCATCTGGGAGATGCCCTTCTGGCAGGCCGTGGTCCTGGCCTCCAGCGGCAAGCTCAACGAGGCCCTGCCCCTCTTCAAGCAGGTCTTCGCCGCGGAACCCTTCTGGAAGCGCCTCGTGCCAAGGCTCGCCGACGTGGACCAGCTGCCCAAGGATGCGGCCCTGCTCAAAGCCATCGAAGCTCAGTAG
- a CDS encoding DUF1684 domain-containing protein gives MNRWPALLLFSTLGLSAQTPEGYVQSVDAWHAAREARLMAEDGWLTLIGRDWLNQGENTLGSAPGSTVLLPEWAAPARAGLFVLEGTAVRFKPLPGGGLLLNGKPATETVLKSDADGTPDVFTAGRVKFYLIRRGTRLGVRVKDSENPARKAFHGVPRYPVDAAWRVEAEFIPYATPQTRAIPTVLGTTEPMTAPGLLKFKVGGREVTLEPMLEEGEHPELFIIFKDATSAHGTYPAGRFLYADMPKGGKVILDFNRAINPPCAFTLFATCPLPPRQNQLGFEVRAGEKEPEGH, from the coding sequence ATGAATCGATGGCCCGCACTCCTCCTCTTCAGCACCCTGGGTCTGTCGGCCCAGACGCCGGAAGGCTACGTCCAGTCCGTGGACGCCTGGCACGCGGCACGCGAGGCCCGGCTGATGGCCGAGGATGGCTGGCTCACCCTCATCGGCCGGGACTGGCTGAACCAGGGCGAGAACACGCTCGGCTCTGCCCCCGGCTCCACCGTGCTCCTGCCCGAGTGGGCCGCACCGGCCAGGGCGGGCCTGTTCGTCCTGGAAGGCACGGCGGTGCGGTTCAAGCCCCTCCCTGGCGGTGGCCTGCTCCTCAACGGCAAGCCTGCGACCGAAACCGTGCTGAAGTCGGACGCCGACGGGACGCCGGATGTGTTCACGGCCGGGCGGGTGAAGTTCTACCTGATCCGCCGCGGAACCCGGCTGGGCGTTCGCGTCAAGGATTCCGAGAACCCCGCGCGCAAGGCCTTCCACGGCGTGCCCCGCTATCCCGTGGATGCGGCCTGGCGCGTGGAGGCGGAGTTCATCCCCTACGCCACGCCCCAGACCCGGGCCATTCCCACGGTGTTGGGCACCACGGAACCCATGACCGCTCCCGGTCTCCTCAAGTTCAAGGTGGGCGGCCGCGAGGTCACGCTCGAGCCCATGCTCGAGGAGGGTGAGCATCCTGAGCTCTTCATCATCTTCAAGGACGCCACCAGCGCCCACGGCACCTACCCGGCCGGGCGCTTCCTGTATGCCGACATGCCGAAGGGCGGCAAGGTCATCCTGGATTTCAACCGGGCCATCAATCCGCCCTGTGCCTTCACGCTGTTCGCCACCTGTCCTCTGCCGCCCAGACAGAACCAGCTGGGCTTTGAGGTCCGTGCCGGCGAGAAGGAGCCCGAGGGTCACTGA
- a CDS encoding SEL1-like repeat protein, with protein sequence MSDFRWLLKVAGLAWAGCALCVGRTVDNAPRPKGVEGGTKGLEPMEGFQAVLTRQAAEMGDPRAQFNLGWCHATGQGAPRDDAQAAAWYGKAAAQGLPEAQFNLGLMLLMGSGIPKDETRAVAWFRKAAEQGLAPAQYHLGLCLSLGRGVEKDLIQSDEQLLKAAEQGYALAQFLHAANCLDGKGRPRDLGQGAAFSRKAAEQGVAKGQWQWGVCLSEGLGVPRDEVEGLRWIQKAAAQGDLSAMVSLGLAHGLGRGVPKDPQEALVWFRKAADLGDASARYHLGMCHSNGLGVPVDGREAVRWFTAAAEQGDARAQAALGVAYHTGRGVPKDDAESFLWTWRAAEQGHPLGSFNLGLSYEFGWGVPVNDSSATWWYRKAAEMGDARAQFNLALRLEQGKGVRRDLPQAVAFYRKAAGQGLAAAQLNLGVCLSTGRGVGLDAAEAVRWYQKAADQGVPDAWFNLGLAHVSGARATWRPQQAEPLFRKAALHGLARAQVALGNLYAEGLLGTKNLVEAHAWLSLGAAQPGEAQIRARRFLDKAARRMTTDQITRARHRLDQLRLEVAAVQAEAARHAAAS encoded by the coding sequence ATGTCCGACTTCCGATGGTTGCTGAAGGTGGCGGGCCTCGCCTGGGCCGGGTGTGCCCTCTGCGTGGGCCGCACGGTGGATAACGCGCCCCGGCCCAAGGGCGTGGAGGGCGGGACGAAGGGCCTCGAGCCCATGGAGGGTTTCCAGGCGGTCCTGACCCGCCAGGCCGCCGAGATGGGGGACCCCCGCGCCCAGTTCAACCTCGGCTGGTGCCATGCCACGGGGCAGGGTGCGCCCCGGGACGATGCCCAGGCGGCGGCCTGGTACGGCAAGGCGGCGGCACAGGGGCTGCCCGAAGCCCAGTTCAACCTCGGATTGATGCTGCTCATGGGCTCGGGGATCCCCAAGGACGAGACCCGGGCCGTGGCCTGGTTCCGGAAGGCCGCGGAGCAGGGCCTTGCTCCAGCGCAGTACCACCTCGGGCTCTGCCTCAGCCTCGGACGGGGCGTGGAGAAGGACCTCATCCAGTCCGACGAACAGCTGCTGAAGGCGGCCGAGCAGGGGTACGCCCTGGCACAGTTCCTCCACGCTGCGAACTGTCTCGACGGGAAGGGGCGTCCGCGGGACCTGGGCCAGGGGGCGGCCTTCTCGCGGAAGGCGGCGGAGCAGGGCGTGGCGAAGGGGCAGTGGCAATGGGGCGTATGCCTTTCCGAGGGGCTGGGCGTGCCCAGGGATGAGGTCGAGGGCCTCCGCTGGATCCAGAAGGCCGCGGCCCAGGGCGACCTTTCCGCCATGGTCTCCCTGGGGCTGGCCCACGGTCTTGGCCGGGGCGTGCCGAAGGACCCCCAGGAGGCCCTCGTGTGGTTCAGGAAGGCTGCCGACCTGGGAGACGCCTCCGCGCGCTACCACCTCGGCATGTGCCACAGCAACGGGCTCGGCGTGCCGGTGGATGGCCGTGAGGCCGTCCGCTGGTTCACGGCGGCGGCGGAGCAGGGCGACGCGCGCGCCCAGGCGGCCCTTGGGGTCGCCTACCACACGGGGCGTGGCGTGCCGAAGGACGATGCCGAGTCCTTCCTCTGGACCTGGAGGGCCGCCGAGCAGGGGCATCCGTTGGGGAGCTTCAATCTGGGCCTGTCCTATGAGTTCGGCTGGGGCGTGCCGGTCAACGACAGCTCGGCCACATGGTGGTACCGCAAGGCGGCCGAGATGGGGGACGCCAGGGCCCAGTTCAACCTGGCCCTCCGGCTGGAGCAGGGCAAGGGGGTTCGCCGGGATCTCCCCCAGGCCGTGGCCTTCTACCGGAAAGCGGCCGGGCAGGGCCTCGCGGCGGCCCAGCTCAACCTGGGCGTATGCCTATCCACGGGACGGGGCGTGGGCCTCGATGCCGCGGAGGCGGTGCGCTGGTACCAGAAAGCCGCGGATCAAGGTGTTCCCGATGCCTGGTTCAACCTCGGTCTGGCCCATGTCTCCGGCGCCAGGGCCACCTGGAGGCCGCAGCAGGCCGAGCCGCTGTTCCGGAAGGCGGCCCTTCACGGGCTGGCCAGGGCCCAGGTGGCCCTGGGGAACCTCTACGCCGAAGGCCTGCTGGGCACGAAGAACCTGGTTGAAGCCCATGCCTGGCTCAGCCTCGGTGCCGCCCAGCCAGGAGAGGCGCAGATCCGGGCGCGGCGGTTCCTGGACAAGGCGGCGCGCCGCATGACGACGGATCAGATCACCCGGGCCCGGCACCGCCTGGACCAGCTGCGGCTGGAGGTGGCCGCGGTGCAGGCAGAGGCCGCCCGCCACGCAGCGGCATCCTGA
- a CDS encoding hybrid sensor histidine kinase/response regulator: MEAGPIFIRRADHGARILVVDDDALTRRSLRAMLERAYYQVETAEGGVDALGLLSSYKPDLILLDIQMPDMDGLEVCRRIRELPNGDLLPIIFLTGDERQDIHSLAFQVKGDDFLRKPVLSAELVVRIRSLMRLKRLQAEIQAERDNLLDLQKQREQLFEFIVHDLKNPLSAIQAGLQLLDEREDGGTASRTQLRRLRDTSQYMGRMIQNILDIGRAEQVGLELRKTRIPLRQWIPCLLKEVESLAQSRGHDLVWECPSDLEVEADQEFLRRLLLNLLDNALKYSPRGCCTRLEAQRTEGGVRLEVRDQGRGIPEHMREQIFQKFVRLEEGQPGTRSSSGLGLAFCQLVAEAHQGRIWVEENPPQGSVFMLELPAS; the protein is encoded by the coding sequence ATGGAAGCAGGACCCATCTTCATCCGCCGGGCCGATCACGGGGCCCGCATCCTGGTGGTCGATGACGACGCCCTGACGCGCCGCAGCCTCCGGGCCATGCTGGAGCGGGCCTACTACCAGGTGGAAACCGCTGAGGGTGGTGTCGACGCGCTGGGGCTGCTTTCGTCCTATAAGCCGGACCTGATCCTCCTGGACATCCAGATGCCCGACATGGATGGACTGGAGGTCTGCCGGCGGATCCGCGAGTTGCCGAACGGCGACCTGCTCCCCATCATCTTCCTGACCGGGGATGAGCGGCAGGACATCCACTCCCTGGCCTTCCAGGTCAAGGGGGACGACTTCCTGCGCAAGCCCGTCCTCTCGGCCGAGCTGGTCGTCAGGATCCGCAGCCTCATGCGGCTCAAGCGGCTCCAGGCCGAGATCCAGGCGGAGCGGGACAACCTGCTCGACCTCCAGAAGCAGCGGGAGCAGCTCTTCGAGTTCATCGTCCATGACCTGAAGAATCCCCTCTCGGCCATCCAGGCTGGGCTGCAGCTGCTGGATGAGCGGGAGGACGGCGGCACCGCTTCGCGGACTCAACTCCGCCGGCTGCGGGATACCTCCCAGTACATGGGGCGGATGATCCAGAACATCCTCGACATCGGCCGCGCCGAACAGGTCGGCCTGGAGCTCCGCAAGACACGGATCCCGCTTCGCCAATGGATTCCCTGCCTGCTCAAGGAGGTGGAGTCCCTGGCCCAGTCCCGTGGGCACGACCTCGTTTGGGAATGCCCTTCCGACCTCGAGGTCGAAGCCGATCAGGAGTTCCTCCGGCGGCTCCTGCTGAACCTCCTCGACAATGCCCTGAAGTACTCGCCCCGGGGCTGTTGCACCCGGCTCGAGGCCCAGCGCACGGAGGGCGGCGTCCGTCTCGAAGTCCGCGATCAGGGCAGGGGCATTCCCGAGCACATGCGCGAGCAGATCTTCCAGAAATTCGTGCGCCTTGAAGAGGGGCAACCCGGCACCCGGTCCAGCTCGGGCCTGGGCCTGGCCTTTTGCCAGCTGGTGGCCGAAGCCCACCAGGGGCGGATCTGGGTGGAGGAGAACCCTCCGCAGGGGAGCGTCTTCATGCTGGAGCTCCCCGCCTCCTGA
- a CDS encoding YchJ family protein has product MSRPCPCTSKQPYDRCCGPYHSGGKFPDTAEQLMRSRFSAYALGKADYLIATRPEAKRAEENREELAAYCKSVQAVGLKIVGKEKGGKDDDTGIVTFHASLQSNGRRTLHIETSTFARENGRWMYVDGVVKE; this is encoded by the coding sequence ATGTCCCGTCCCTGTCCCTGCACCTCCAAGCAACCCTATGACCGCTGTTGCGGCCCCTACCATTCCGGGGGCAAGTTTCCCGATACCGCCGAGCAGCTGATGCGGTCTCGTTTCTCCGCCTACGCGCTGGGCAAGGCGGACTACCTCATCGCCACCCGCCCCGAAGCCAAGCGGGCGGAGGAGAACCGCGAGGAGCTGGCCGCCTACTGCAAGTCCGTCCAGGCCGTGGGGCTCAAGATCGTCGGGAAGGAGAAGGGGGGCAAGGACGACGACACGGGCATCGTGACCTTCCATGCCAGCCTCCAGTCCAACGGGCGCCGCACCCTCCACATCGAGACCAGCACCTTCGCCCGCGAGAACGGGCGCTGGATGTATGTCGATGGTGTCGTAAAGGAATAA
- the hutU gene encoding urocanate hydratase, whose translation MSTASESPVITAPRGTHLHCKGWVQEAALRMLMNNLDPEVAERPEDLVVYGGLGKAARNWDCFHAIVKELKHLNDDETLLVQSGKPVGVVKTHADAPRVLIANSNLVPKWATWEHFRELDQKGLMMYGQMTAGSWIYIGSQGIVQGTYETFAEAARQHFNGTLAGTWTLTAGLGGMGGAQPLAVTMNGGVALCIEVDQTRIQKRIDTRYLDEWTDNLDTALALVDQYVDAHEARSIGLLGNAAELLPEILKRGYIPQLVTDQTSAHDEYNGYIPAGMTLEQAAVMRKDEPEAYVQRALASMRTHVEAMIEFQRLGSVTFDYGNNIRAQAQRAGCENAFAFPGFVPAFIRPLFCKGIGPFRWAALSGDPADIAVTDAAMMELFPENEGMVRWIKAAQEKIAFQGLPARICWIGAGERHLAGLKFNELVRTGKVKAPIVIGRDHLDSGSVASPNRETEAMKDGSDAVSDWPLLNAMTAVGGGASWVSFHHGGGVGMGYSQHSGVVIVADGTERADRCIARVLWNDPAMGVFRHADAGYESAREHAETIGLHIPMKG comes from the coding sequence ATGTCCACCGCTTCCGAGTCCCCCGTCATCACCGCGCCCCGCGGCACCCATCTGCACTGCAAGGGCTGGGTGCAGGAGGCGGCGCTGCGCATGCTCATGAACAACCTGGATCCCGAGGTGGCCGAGCGGCCCGAGGATCTGGTGGTCTACGGCGGCCTGGGCAAGGCGGCCCGCAACTGGGACTGCTTCCACGCCATCGTGAAGGAGCTCAAGCACCTGAACGACGACGAGACCCTGCTGGTGCAGAGCGGCAAGCCCGTGGGCGTGGTGAAGACCCATGCCGACGCCCCCCGCGTGCTCATCGCCAACTCCAACCTGGTGCCCAAGTGGGCCACCTGGGAGCACTTCCGCGAGCTGGATCAGAAGGGCCTGATGATGTACGGCCAGATGACCGCCGGCAGCTGGATCTACATCGGCAGCCAGGGCATCGTGCAGGGCACCTACGAGACCTTCGCCGAGGCCGCCCGTCAGCACTTCAATGGCACTCTGGCCGGCACCTGGACCCTCACCGCCGGCCTGGGCGGCATGGGCGGCGCCCAGCCCCTGGCCGTCACCATGAACGGCGGCGTGGCCCTCTGCATCGAGGTGGACCAGACCCGTATCCAGAAGCGCATCGACACCCGCTACCTCGATGAGTGGACCGATAACCTGGACACGGCCCTGGCCCTGGTCGATCAGTACGTGGATGCCCACGAGGCCCGCAGCATCGGCCTGCTGGGCAATGCCGCCGAGCTGCTGCCCGAAATCCTCAAGCGCGGCTACATCCCCCAGCTCGTCACGGACCAGACCTCGGCCCACGACGAATACAACGGCTACATCCCCGCCGGCATGACGCTGGAACAGGCCGCCGTCATGCGCAAGGATGAGCCCGAAGCCTATGTGCAGCGGGCCCTCGCTTCCATGCGGACCCACGTCGAGGCCATGATCGAGTTTCAGCGCCTCGGTTCGGTCACCTTCGACTACGGCAACAACATCCGTGCCCAGGCCCAGCGGGCCGGCTGCGAGAACGCCTTCGCCTTCCCGGGCTTCGTGCCGGCCTTCATCCGGCCCCTGTTCTGCAAGGGCATCGGCCCCTTCCGCTGGGCCGCGCTCTCGGGCGATCCCGCGGACATCGCCGTCACGGACGCCGCCATGATGGAGCTGTTCCCGGAAAACGAAGGCATGGTCCGCTGGATCAAGGCCGCCCAGGAGAAGATCGCCTTCCAGGGTCTGCCCGCCCGCATCTGCTGGATCGGCGCCGGGGAGCGCCACCTGGCGGGCCTGAAGTTCAACGAGCTGGTGCGCACCGGCAAGGTGAAGGCCCCCATCGTCATCGGCCGCGACCACCTGGACAGCGGCAGCGTGGCCAGCCCCAACCGCGAGACCGAGGCCATGAAGGACGGCTCCGACGCCGTCAGCGACTGGCCCCTGCTCAATGCCATGACCGCCGTGGGTGGCGGGGCCTCCTGGGTGAGCTTCCACCATGGCGGCGGCGTGGGCATGGGCTACAGCCAGCACAGCGGCGTGGTCATCGTGGCCGACGGCACCGAGCGGGCCGACCGCTGCATCGCCCGCGTCCTCTGGAACGACCCCGCCATGGGCGTCTTCCGCCACGCCGACGCCGGCTACGAATCCGCCCGCGAGCATGCCGAGACCATCGGGTTGCACATCCCCATGAAGGGTTGA